The sequence below is a genomic window from Ipomoea triloba cultivar NCNSP0323 chromosome 2, ASM357664v1.
ATACTGAAGCCAAAACAAGAACTAGATGTTAAAAGTGTTAAGGAAAGTGAGACAGCTGGCATTACTTTAAAGCCAAAGGAAGAAACTGTAGCCAAATCAGCTGCACAAATTGTACATGAGCAGAATGGAAAGTGAGTTTCTCTTGCCCCTTTCTTTACCCTTATATTAGATATTGGGACTTTCTGTCTCTTTTGTGTTTTCCATGAAAAGTTTGTAGTTAAAAGTTTATTCAAATTCTCTGTTTTGAATATGTTAAAATTTGCATTAATTGGTGTTTTATATAAAGATATTGTGATATTGTGATATTGTTCAAATCCTGAGGGTTAATCTTGTTTTGATGGATTTCAGCATGGCACCAACAGCACGTATGGCAATGACCAGGAGAATTCATCCACTTGTTTCCTTGAATCCATACCAAGGAAATTGGACAATTAAAGTTTGTGTTACTAGCAAGGGAAACATGCGGTCTTACAAGAATGCTAGGGGAGAAGGCTGTGTCTTCAATGTTGAGTTAACAGACCAGGATGTAAGTGGATTGCAGTTTACTACTGTTAATTATCATGCCATGAGGTGTAGAATGAACTTTGTCAAACATTGATGAATTGAACTGTCTAATGTTGCTATTTCCAGGGCACACAAATTCAAGCAACAATGTTCAATGAAGCTGCAAAGAAGTTCTATGACAAGTTTGAATTGGGTAAGATGTATTACATTTCAAAGGGAACTTTAAGAGTGGCTAACAAGCAGTTCAAGACGGTACAAAATGATTATGAAATGACCCTGAATGAGAACTCTCAAGTGGAAGAGGCTAGCAATGAAGCTGCTTTTATTCCTGAAACTAAATTCAATTTTGTCCCAATTGATGAACTGGGTCCGTATGTAAATGGACGGGAGTTAGTTGGTAAGGAACTCTACCTCTACCATTGTATTTTCTTTTAGTCCTTGCTTTTTGCTTGTTGAAATGATTATTGGGTTTTGTGGCTTGTAGATATTATTGGTGTTGTTCAAAGTGTTTCTCCTACAATGAGTATCCGGAGGAAGAGTAATAATGAGATGATTCCAAAGCGTGACATAACTATTGCAGATGAGACGTATGGGATCCTCAGAAATTGCATTTTACATTTTGCCTTTCTCTATGATCTTAAACCTGACACTAAAATCAACTTTCAGGAAAAAGACTGTTGTGGTGTCTCTATGGAATGATCTTGCCACCAGTGTAGGACAAGAATTGCTAGATATGGCTGACAAATCTCCAGTAGTTGCAATCAAATCTGTTAAAGTTGGAGACTTCCAAGGTAATAAGTTTCTCTTGATGGATGATAACCAGTCTGAGAAATATAACTTTTGTTTGATAAGTGCTCTTATTATATTCTTCTTTCAGGTGTTTCTTTATCAGCATTGAGCAAGAGTACAGTGCTGGTGAATCCAGATGTACCCAAAGCAAAAGATTTGAGAGCATGGTACAAAATATTTtgataagattttttgtttttgttttgttttgttttttccaaTTCATTTTGACAAGCCATTCACTTGATATTCATGTTTATTTTTGAACAGGTTTGATGCTGAAGGTAAAGAAACACCATTGGCCTCTGTTGGTTCTGGTTTGAGCCCCTCTTCCAAaaatggatcatggtccattcAGTCTGAAAGGGTTTCCCTGCTTCATATAACCAGTAACCCATCCCTGGGTGAGGGCAAGGTATAATAGCTTAAATCTCTTGAAGTGCTAGAAAAATGATAGAAATCCCCATAACAGTAGAATAATTTGATATGATTTGCTGTGACATTTGTAAATTTTGTGTGCTTTCTGCTCTACCTCTCTAATATATGAAATGCTATCTATATGCAGCCTGTGTTTTTCAGAATAAAGGCACAAATCAGTTTCATCAAACCTGATCAAGCTATGTGGTATCGTGGGTGCAAGACATGCAACAAGAAAGTTACTGAGGCCATTGGGTCTGGCTACTGGTGTGAAGGTTGCCAGAAGAATGATGAAGAGTGCAGACTAAGGTTTGAACTTGGAAGTGCATATCAATCTCTTGCTAAAGAAGCCCTGAAAACATTAATATCTAACTCAACTCTTCTTTGCCAACTTTCCAGATATATAATGGTGATGAGAGTTTCTGATGCAAGCGGTGAAGCTTGGCTATCTGTTTTCAATGAACAGGCTGAGAAAATAATAGGCTGTTCTGCAGATGAACTAGATAGGGTGAAATCTCAGGTAAAGAGAAACAAGTATATACTCCTTTATTCTTTTGGATGATGAGGAAAACCCCACACAACTTTGTGATATTAGTCGGCAAAGTAAACCAACTTAGGTTACTCAGACTTAGGTTACTTAGACAAGTGTGGATCTCTTGTCATCTTGACTGGAGTTACCCCTTTACTCCTTTATTCTTGAAACTTGAAGACATAATTAATCTAACATTTATGCCTTTGTTTTGGGTAGGATGGAGAGAGTGTTTTCCAAGAGAAGCTGAAAGAAGCCACATGGACTCCTTACCTTTTTCAAGTTAGTGTTGCAGTTCAAGAGTACAACAATGAGAAAAGGCAAAGGATAACAGTGAGAGGTGTTGCCCCTGTTGATTATGTAGCAGAATCCAAGTACTTGGTTGAAGAAATGGCTAAGATGAATATCATTTCTTCTGCATGATAGATATTTAGTTGATGTAAACTATTGGTAGCAGAAGCaagaatatttttgttttaattaaattagactTGGGGTTGTTGCTTCTGCAAGAACAAGCCCTGCCCTCAATGCATATGAGGATTGAAGTTTTAAGTTTATGGGATATATAGCTAGGATTTGCATATGTAAATTTCAACCCATTTGTCATAAATGAGTAGGTTTTGGAACACTCTATTGTCAGAAGTACATGCATTTATATATGCctttacttttttacttttgtactaaggatacaaatttgtaatcataaggttacaagtttgaatCTTAATTCTCTTGGTTTAAGCCGGTGAGCTATAGGTAACT
It includes:
- the LOC116009334 gene encoding replication protein A 70 kDa DNA-binding subunit B-like, whose amino-acid sequence is MEISVSQDAISTILANPSPESGSDLPEIVVQVVDLKPTGNRYMFTASDGKMKLKAILQSIMSSEVISGAIQNLGLVRILDYTLNDIPMKNEKYLIVTKCEAVSPSLEAEYKAEAKSEGVGIILKPKQELDVKSVKESETAGITLKPKEETVAKSAAQIVHEQNGNMAPTARMAMTRRIHPLVSLNPYQGNWTIKVCVTSKGNMRSYKNARGEGCVFNVELTDQDGTQIQATMFNEAAKKFYDKFELGKMYYISKGTLRVANKQFKTVQNDYEMTLNENSQVEEASNEAAFIPETKFNFVPIDELGPYVNGRELVDIIGVVQSVSPTMSIRRKSNNEMIPKRDITIADETKKTVVVSLWNDLATSVGQELLDMADKSPVVAIKSVKVGDFQGVSLSALSKSTVLVNPDVPKAKDLRAWFDAEGKETPLASVGSGLSPSSKNGSWSIQSERVSLLHITSNPSLGEGKPVFFRIKAQISFIKPDQAMWYRGCKTCNKKVTEAIGSGYWCEGCQKNDEECRLRYIMVMRVSDASGEAWLSVFNEQAEKIIGCSADELDRVKSQDGESVFQEKLKEATWTPYLFQVSVAVQEYNNEKRQRITVRGVAPVDYVAESKYLVEEMAKMNIISSA